A single genomic interval of Hevea brasiliensis isolate MT/VB/25A 57/8 chromosome 4, ASM3005281v1, whole genome shotgun sequence harbors:
- the LOC110663871 gene encoding pentatricopeptide repeat-containing protein At3g26540, with the protein MSAASALNRLLSNKTFNSQTQPTSAKALTNTILDLLKANQLRKAVSILFASPYPVPYSLYARLFQLCSSTLAIVEARKVESHLVTFSPTPPIFLLNRAIEIYGKCKCLEDAKELFDEMPQRDGGSWNAIIKAYTQCGSAKKALDLFKDMNKEGVLANEITFASVLGSCGDVLALSLSRQIHGLIMKYGFSGNVVLGSALVDVYGKCKAMSEARLMFDEIENSNDVTWNVIVRRYLEAGNGREAVIMFFKMFQTDVRPLNFTFSNALIACSAMHALKEGMQIHGVAIKINYEENETVSSSLSNMYAKCGKIESARMVFDQPGEKDLISWTSIVSAYAISGKTREARELFDEMPERSVISWNAMLAGYTHSLQWEEALDFVCLMRRTTEDIDHITLGLLLNVCAGLSDVEMGKQVHGFIYRHGFSSNILVCNALLDMYGKCGNLKSARVWFYQMSQSRDNISWNALLTSYARHRQSEQAMMIFGEMQWETRPSIFTFGTLLAACANIFALCQGKQIHGFMIRNGYDIDIVIRGALVDMYSKCRCIAYAVTVFREAASRDVVLWNSIILGCCHNGRGEEVLKLFELMVEEGIKPDQATFQGVLLACIIEGRVDLASQYFNSMSNEYCIIPRLEHYEFMIELFIRYRCMNELEDFVKGMPFDPTASILARVFDACKEHGWSRLGKWAAEQLNE; encoded by the coding sequence ATGAGCGCAGCTTCTGCACTGAATCGTCTTCTTTCCAACAAGACCTTCAACTCCCAAACCCAACCCACAAGCGCCAAAGCCTTAACCAACACCATCCTTGACCTCCTCAAAGCCAATCAACTCCGCAAAGCCGTTTCCATTCTCTTTGCATCCCCTTACCCTGTCCCTTATTCCTTGTACGCCCGACTATTCCAGCTTTGCTCTTCAACTCTTGCAATTGTGGAGGCTCGAAAGGTTGAATCACATTTGGTGACATTCTCTCCGACCCCACCAATCTTTCTCCTGAATCGGGCCATTGAGATATATGGGAAATGTAAGTGTTTGGAGGATGCAAAGGAATTGTTTGACGAAATGCCTCAAAGAGATGGTGGGTCTTGGAATGCAATCATTAAAGCTTACACACAATGTGGGAGCGCAAAGAAAGCTTTGGATTTGTTTAAGGATATGAATAAGGAAGGAGTTCTTGCAAATGAGATTACATTTGCCAGCGTTTTGGGTTCGTGTGGTGATGTTTTGGCGCTTTCTCTATCAAGGCAAATTCACGGGCTTATCATGAAATATGGGTTTTCTGGGAATGTCGTTTTGGGAAGCGCGCTTGTCGATGTGTACGGAAAGTGTAAGGCTATGAGTGAAGCGAGGTTGATGTTCGATGAGATTGAGAATTCTAATGATGTTACTTGGAATGTAATAGTCAGGCGCTATCTTGAGGCAGGCAATGGCAGGGAGGCGGTTATTATGTTTTTTAAGATGTTCCAAACAGATGTTAGACCGCTAAATTTTACCTTTTCTAACGCCCTTATTGCATGTTCAGCTATGCATGCGCTCAAGGAGGGGATGCAGATTCATGGAGTTGCAATTAAGATTAACTATGAGGAGAATGAGACGGTTTCAAGTTCTCTTAGTAATATGTATGCGAAGTGTGGGAAAATAGAGAGTGCTCGGATGGTTTTTGACCAACCTGGTGAAAAAGATTTGATATCTTGGACTTCAATAGTCTCAGCTTACGCAATTAGTGGGAAAACAAGAGAGGCCAGGGAACTTTTTGATGAGATGCCTGAACGGAGTGTTATCTCATGGAACGCTATGTTGGCGGGGTACACTCATTCTCTCCAATGGGAAGAGGCCTTAGATTTTGTTTGTTTAATGCGTAGGACAACTGAAGACATTGACCACATCACCCTAGGATTACTTTTGAATGTGTGTGCTGGTCTTTCAGATGTTGAAATGGGAAAACAGGTCCATGGGTTCATTTATAGACATGGTTTCAGTTCCAACATCCTTGTTTGCAACGCTCTTCTTGACATGTATGGAAAATGTGGGaacttgaaaagtgctagagtttGGTTTTACCAAATGAGTCAATCACGGGATAACATTTCTTGGAATGCATTGTTGACCAGTTATGCCCGCCACCGCCAGAGTGAACAAGCtatgatgatttttggggagatGCAATGGGAGACAAGACCCAGTATCTTTACTTTTGGAACTCTATTGGCAGCTTGTGCAAATATTTTTGCACTTTGTCAAGGAAAGCAAATACATGGGTTCATGATTAGAAATGGATATGATATAGATATTGTAATCCGAGGAGCTCTGGTTGACATGTACTCTAAATGTCGTTGTATTGCATATGCTGTCACAGTCTTTAGAGAGGCAGCTTCCCGGGATGTGGTTCTTTGGAACTCCATAATTTTGGGATGCTGTCACAATGGAAGGGGTGAAGAGGTACTTAAATTGTTTGAATTAATGGTGGAGGAAGGGATTAAGCCAGACCAGGCTACCTTTCAAGGCGTATTGCTTGCTTGTATTATTGAAGGTCGTGTTGACTTGGCTAGCCAGTATTTTAATTCAATGAGCAATGAATATTGTATTATACCTCGGTTGGAGCACTATGAGTTTATGATTGAACTCTTCATTCGGTATAGGTGCATGAATGAGCTTGAGGATTTTGTTAAGGGGATGCCATTTGATCCCACTGCCTCCATTCTTGCAAGAGTTTTTGATGCTTGTAAAGAGCATGGATGGTCAAGGTTGGGAAAATGGGCTGCTGAACAGCTTAATGAATGA